AAGTCCCTGAAATTGATTCATTAACACTTGAACAATTAAGTGAGCAATTGAAAAAGTTCAAAAAAAGTAGAGAAACCTTAGAAATACCGCAATTGGATAATCGGTTGGAAAAAAATCTCTATAGTACTTATTTAAGCTTTTTACCAACCAATGCTTTTGCGTATGATTTAACAATGAATAAAGATGAACGTGGTTCATTTACAGAATTCTTGAAAACACCAGATAGAGGACAGGTGTCTATTAATATCTCTAAACCTGGAATTACGAAAGGAAATCATTGGCATCATACAAAAAATGAAAAATTTTTAGTCGTTAGTGGTGAAGGTGTTATTCGGTTTAGGAAAATTGACACAGCAGAAGTAATAGAATACTTTGTTTCAGGTGAAAAATTGAGCGTTGTTGACATACCTGTTGGTTATGTTCATGCTATTGAAAATCTAGGACAACAAGACTTAGTAACAGTTATGTGGGCAAATGAACGATTCGATCAAGATCAGCCAGATACTTATTTTTTGGAGGTTTAACAAATAATGAATAAATTAAAAGTTATGACTGTGGTTGGAACCAGACCTGAAATTATCCGATTATCAGCTGTTATTCATCAATTAGAAAATTCAAAAGCCGTCGATCATATCTTAGTTCATACAGGGCAAAATTATGATTATGAGCTAAATGAAGTTTTTTTTAAAGATTTTCATTTACGAAAACCTGATTATTTTTTGGATGCTGCAAATAAATCAACTCCTATAGAAACGATTGGGAATATTTTGATTAAAATTGATCCTATTTTGGAAAAAGAAAAACCAGATGCCTTTTTAATTTTAGGAGATACGAATAGTTGTTTATGTGCAATTGCTGCTAAAAAGCGTCATATTCCTATTTTCCATATGGAAGCTGGTAACCGTTGTTTTGATCAGCGTGTTCCAGAGGAAACGAATCGGAAAATTGTGGATCATTTGTCTGATATTAACTTAACTTATAGTGATATTGCTAGAGAGTATTTATTAAAAGAAGGCATACATGCAGACCAAGTTATAAAAACAGGTAGTCCTATGTATGAAGTATTAAATTCTCATAAAAAAGATATTGAAAAATCAAACATCCTTGAACAATTAGCTTTAAAAACAAATCAGTATTTTTTAGTTTCTGCTCATCGAGAAGAGAATATCAACTCAGAGCAAAATTTTTTAAATTTAGTCGATACATTGAATACTATTGCAGAAATTTATACATTACCTATTATTGTCAGTACCCATCCCCATACCATGCAAATGATTAAGGAAAAGAAGATTCATTTCCATCAAAAAATTCAATTGATGAAACCGATGGGATTTAACGACTACAATAAATTGCAAATCAATGCTAGAGCAGTATTAAGCGATAGTGGAACAATCAGTGAAGAAGCATCCATTTTAGATTTTAAGGCATTAAATATCCGCCAAGCTCATGAACGTCCAGAAGCTATGGAAGAAGCTTGCGTCATGATGGTAGGTATGCATAAGGAACGTATTTTACAAGGATTAGAAATATTGCAATCTCAAGAACAAATGACATTAAGACCAGTAACAGACTATTCAATGCCAAATGTTTCGGAAAAAGTATTGAGAATTATTTTATCTTATACTGATTATGTAAATCGGATAGTGTGGTATAAATGAGGATATTATTAATTAATACTGTTTGTGGTATTGGAAGTACTGGTAGAATGTGTACAGATATTTATGATATTTTGGAAAAAAATGGACATGAATGTTGTATCGCTTATGGCAGAGGTAAAAAAGTTCAGGAAGGAATATATAAATCCTATAGAATTGGGACAAATTTCTCAATTTATTCACATGTTTTTGCAACCCGACTGTTTGATAAACAAGGATTTGCATCAAAAACAGCGACACGAAAATTCATAAATTTTATTGATCAGTATGATCCTGATATTATCCATCTACATAATGTTCATGGTTATTATCTAAATATTGAACTGCTATTCCACTATTTAAAATCATCAAAAAAAAGAGTGATTTGGACTTTGCATGATTGTTGGACATTTTCAGGACATAGTGCTACTTTAGATTTTGATGAGCAGAATAATTTAGAGGTATTTCCAAAGGAACGTTCTGAACTTTCTGAATATCCAGCTACTTGGTTTTTTGATCGCTCTAAAAAAATTATTTAAAGAAGAAGGAACTTTTTAGTCATTTAGAAAATCTGACAATTGTTACACCTTCAAACTGGTTAAAAGAATTATTAGAAGTCACCTTTTTTGCACATTATCCAGTAAAAATTATTAATAATGGTATTGATTTAGATAAATTTAAATTACAAAATCCTGAGCAATTAAAACAAAAATTAGGTTTATCGAATCAAATAATTATTTTGGGAATTGCTAGTCGATGGGTTGAGAAGAAAGGCATTAGTTACTTTAATGAATTAGCAGCTAAATTACCAGAACAATTTCAAATTATTTTGGTAGGTCAAAAGGATAAAATAGCAATCAACGAGAAAATTATTCATATTGAACAAACGAATAATATTGATGAACTTGCTGCTTTTTATTCATTAGCAGATATATTTTTGAATCCTACATTGGCAGATAATTTTCCAACGACCAATCTAGAATCCTTAGCTTGTGGAACACCAGTGATTACTTTTCGAACAGGAGGTTCTCCAGAAACAATCGATGATACTTGTGGAAGAGTTACCTTAGAAAAGAGTTCAGATGCCTTGTATCAAACGATTCTAGATGTATTGGCCACCAATTTTTCATCTAAAGCTTGTATTTTGCATTCAAAACGTTTTGATAAGTGGAATGCTTATGGCCAATATTTAAGATTATATAATAATGATATATAATCTTAAATATTATTTTTTAATTTATATATAGATATTTTCGATAATTTATTTACAATTTATTCAAATTTGCAATTTTATTGTAATGGTAATTAAAAAATCTTGATAAGAAAGGATGGGATTTTATTTTAAAGAAAAGTTCTTTATATAGGTGTTTTGCATTAATTGTTGTTTTATTGTATCTATTTTTAGTACCACCATTAGGAGGAACAATTAAAATAGAAGCTATAGTAGCTGTTTTGATTGGTGTTGGATTGGTTGTTAAATCAAGAAATTGTATTCCTTTAATGGTGGCTATGATATTTATTACTTACTGCATTTATAGTATTGTTATGGGGGAATATATAGCTACTAGTAGTCATTTAGGTGTTCCATTAACTGAGGTAAGGACACAGGAGATATATTCTACAACGTTAAGAATATTATTATTTTTATCTATAATTTTTATTTTTTTCCAAAAAAAATAAATCATTTGTTCATATTAAAACCTAAAGATAATATTTTTGTCTTTAGTTTTATAATTATGATTTTAGTATATATAGGAATATTTGGTATTGATC
The genomic region above belongs to Melissococcus plutonius ATCC 35311 and contains:
- a CDS encoding glycosyltransferase gives rise to the protein MRILLINTVCGIGSTGRMCTDIYDILEKNGHECCIAYGRGKKVQEGIYKSYRIGTNFSIYSHVFATRLFDKQGFASKTATRKFINFIDQYDPDIIHLHNVHGYYLNIELLFHYLKSSKKRVIWTLHDCWTFSGHSATLDFDEQNNLEVFPKERSELSEYPATWFFDRSKKII
- a CDS encoding glycosyltransferase → MDLDKFKLQNPEQLKQKLGLSNQIIILGIASRWVEKKGISYFNELAAKLPEQFQIILVGQKDKIAINEKIIHIEQTNNIDELAAFYSLADIFLNPTLADNFPTTNLESLACGTPVITFRTGGSPETIDDTCGRVTLEKSSDALYQTILDVLATNFSSKACILHSKRFDKWNAYGQYLRLYNNDI
- the wecB gene encoding non-hydrolyzing UDP-N-acetylglucosamine 2-epimerase, with the translated sequence MNKLKVMTVVGTRPEIIRLSAVIHQLENSKAVDHILVHTGQNYDYELNEVFFKDFHLRKPDYFLDAANKSTPIETIGNILIKIDPILEKEKPDAFLILGDTNSCLCAIAAKKRHIPIFHMEAGNRCFDQRVPEETNRKIVDHLSDINLTYSDIAREYLLKEGIHADQVIKTGSPMYEVLNSHKKDIEKSNILEQLALKTNQYFLVSAHREENINSEQNFLNLVDTLNTIAEIYTLPIIVSTHPHTMQMIKEKKIHFHQKIQLMKPMGFNDYNKLQINARAVLSDSGTISEEASILDFKALNIRQAHERPEAMEEACVMMVGMHKERILQGLEILQSQEQMTLRPVTDYSMPNVSEKVLRIILSYTDYVNRIVWYK